In Bryobacteraceae bacterium, the following proteins share a genomic window:
- a CDS encoding GNAT family N-acetyltransferase, whose protein sequence is MARSPFRFAPLSPENFADLEDLFGPKGACGGCWCMTWRLPKKSYDAGKAEGNHARLRALVDGGEPAGVLAYEGDRAAGWISVAPREQFDYLRRSRTLQPPDDLPVWSVTCFYIRKEHRRRGLATALLGAAEEYVRERGGKRIEGYPSLPRSAELPAVFAWTGLPAIFESRGFTECPSQGRSRKLMRKHLR, encoded by the coding sequence ATGGCACGATCGCCGTTTCGATTTGCGCCTCTGTCGCCGGAGAACTTCGCCGACCTCGAGGATCTGTTCGGCCCCAAGGGCGCCTGCGGCGGCTGCTGGTGCATGACGTGGCGGCTGCCGAAGAAATCCTACGACGCGGGCAAGGCCGAGGGCAATCACGCCCGGCTGCGGGCGCTGGTGGATGGCGGGGAGCCGGCGGGTGTTCTGGCCTACGAGGGCGATCGAGCGGCGGGTTGGATCTCCGTGGCTCCGCGGGAACAGTTCGACTACCTGCGCCGCAGCCGGACGCTTCAGCCGCCGGACGACCTTCCGGTATGGAGCGTGACCTGCTTCTATATTCGAAAGGAACACCGGCGGCGCGGGCTGGCGACGGCGCTGTTGGGCGCGGCGGAGGAGTACGTTCGCGAGCGCGGGGGGAAGCGGATCGAAGGGTACCCGAGCTTGCCTCGCAGCGCGGAACTGCCGGCGGTGTTCGCGTGGACTGGCCTGCCGGCGATCTTCGAGTCGCGCGGGTTCACGGAGTGCCCGTCGCAGGGGCGGAGCCGGAAGCTCATGCGGAAGCATCTGCGATAG
- a CDS encoding VOC family protein has translation MSRLLCLATLCGGALMAQLPAPNSLGVSMGHLHLLVPDPAVHARIWTEVLGAKEVKYGSLTLYELPDVVLGFRKGNPTGGTDDSAVNHLGFKTRDLAKTKEALVAAGCKIVKEMPDTHQFFAMFPDAVKVEFTEDKTIAHPIVHHHIHFASHQQDEMRTWYAKNFGAMPGMRGRFKAADLPGVNLSWNPAETPQAPTKGRSVDHIGFEVKDLEAFCKKLEGAGIHFDRPFTKVPAIGLSIAFLTDPWGATIELTEGLRR, from the coding sequence ATGTCGCGATTGCTGTGTTTGGCCACCCTGTGCGGAGGCGCGCTGATGGCGCAGTTGCCCGCCCCGAATTCCCTTGGCGTATCGATGGGCCACCTTCACCTTCTGGTGCCGGATCCGGCCGTGCACGCACGGATCTGGACCGAGGTGCTCGGCGCCAAAGAGGTGAAGTACGGTTCGCTCACGCTGTACGAATTGCCGGACGTAGTGCTCGGGTTCCGCAAGGGCAATCCTACTGGCGGCACCGACGACTCGGCGGTGAACCACCTTGGCTTCAAGACGCGGGATCTGGCGAAAACGAAGGAGGCGCTGGTGGCGGCCGGGTGCAAGATCGTGAAGGAGATGCCCGACACGCACCAATTCTTCGCGATGTTCCCGGACGCGGTGAAAGTGGAGTTCACCGAGGACAAGACGATCGCGCACCCGATCGTGCATCATCATATCCACTTCGCCTCGCACCAACAGGACGAGATGCGGACGTGGTACGCGAAGAATTTCGGCGCGATGCCGGGGATGCGCGGGCGCTTCAAGGCGGCGGACTTGCCTGGAGTGAACCTGAGCTGGAATCCGGCCGAGACGCCGCAGGCGCCCACGAAGGGCCGGTCCGTGGACCACATCGGGTTCGAGGTGAAGGATCTCGAAGCCTTCTGCAAGAAGCTCGAGGGCGCCGGGATCCACTTCGACCGGCCGTTCACCAAGGTACCGGCGATCGGGCTGAGCATCGCGTTCCTGACCGATCCGTGGGGAGCGACCATCGAGTTGACCGAAGGGTTGCGGCGGTAA
- a CDS encoding class I SAM-dependent methyltransferase, which produces MTAAAADRAVTYHFKESPYSSHSVLLGMFPAPGGGRRVLDAGCGNGDLSRILDGRGYAVTAVERPGGVTGALPESVRLVEHDLDRSLPPIEGGFDVIVLADVLEHLRDPAALLRELRPMLAADGELVVSLPNSGNLYFRLVVLSGRFPQEDKGLFDRTHLHFYTWDGWRELFGSAGFAMVEVCPTGIPVGLRFAEHSGSWPVRAAERISYELARVRKQMFAYQFIARIRPQ; this is translated from the coding sequence ATGACGGCCGCGGCAGCGGATCGTGCGGTCACTTACCACTTCAAAGAAAGCCCGTACAGCAGCCACTCCGTGCTGCTCGGCATGTTTCCCGCGCCGGGCGGAGGGCGGAGGGTGCTGGACGCCGGCTGCGGCAACGGCGATCTCTCGCGGATTCTTGACGGGCGCGGCTACGCGGTTACGGCGGTGGAGCGTCCGGGCGGCGTGACAGGCGCGCTTCCGGAGAGCGTGCGGCTGGTTGAGCACGACCTGGACCGCAGCCTGCCACCGATCGAGGGCGGCTTCGACGTCATCGTGCTGGCCGATGTGCTGGAGCACCTGCGGGATCCGGCGGCGCTGCTACGTGAGCTTCGGCCGATGCTGGCGGCGGACGGCGAACTCGTGGTCTCGCTGCCGAACAGCGGCAACCTCTACTTTCGGCTGGTGGTTCTCTCGGGCCGGTTTCCGCAGGAAGACAAGGGTCTTTTCGACCGCACGCACCTGCATTTCTACACCTGGGACGGGTGGCGGGAACTGTTTGGAAGCGCGGGTTTTGCTATGGTAGAGGTCTGCCCGACGGGTATTCCGGTGGGATTGCGTTTCGCGGAGCATTCCGGCTCATGGCCGGTGCGCGCGGCCGAACGGATCTCATACGAACTCGCGCGGGTTCGCAAGCAGATGTTCGCCTACCAGTTCATCGCGCGGATACGCCCGCAATGA
- a CDS encoding glycosyltransferase family 2 protein, with protein MSNPKPKIVVVMPAFNAEKTLRMTYTELPHDVVDLVILVDDGSSDKTLQVARDLKLEMFVHNRNYGYGANQKTCYREALRAGADIVVMVHPDYQYDPTLLPQVVEPIRRGAADVVLGSRLLGGNPMQGGMPWWKYVSNRFLTWCENKVFGLKLAEYHTGYRAYTREILEAVNVEMNSDKFIFDQEIMAQFVQVGARVSEVPVPTRYFPAASSASFVDSSIYGCSILWLLGRLLLHRTGVMRSRQFESLRRRYTSVQHA; from the coding sequence ATGAGTAACCCGAAACCGAAAATCGTTGTCGTGATGCCGGCCTTCAACGCCGAGAAGACGCTGCGCATGACTTACACCGAGTTACCGCACGACGTGGTGGACCTGGTGATCCTGGTGGACGACGGGAGTTCCGACAAGACGCTCCAGGTGGCGCGGGACCTCAAGCTCGAGATGTTCGTGCATAACCGCAACTACGGCTACGGCGCGAACCAAAAGACATGCTATCGCGAGGCGCTGCGCGCGGGGGCCGATATCGTCGTGATGGTGCATCCGGACTATCAATACGATCCGACGCTGCTGCCGCAAGTGGTGGAGCCGATTCGCCGGGGGGCGGCCGACGTGGTGCTGGGGTCGCGACTGCTCGGCGGCAACCCGATGCAGGGCGGCATGCCGTGGTGGAAGTACGTCTCGAACCGTTTTCTGACGTGGTGCGAAAACAAGGTGTTCGGGCTGAAGCTCGCCGAGTATCACACCGGATACCGGGCCTACACGCGTGAGATCCTCGAGGCGGTGAACGTCGAGATGAACTCGGACAAGTTCATCTTCGATCAAGAGATCATGGCGCAGTTCGTGCAGGTTGGCGCACGCGTTTCCGAAGTGCCCGTGCCAACGCGTTACTTTCCGGCGGCGTCCTCGGCGTCGTTTGTCGACAGTTCGATCTACGGCTGTTCGATCCTGTGGCTGCTGGGCCGGCTGCTGCTGCATCGGACGGGCGTGATGCGTTCGCGCCAGTTTGAGAGTCTGCGCCGCCGCTACACCAGCGTCCAGCATGCGTGA